From one Lineus longissimus chromosome 3, tnLinLong1.2, whole genome shotgun sequence genomic stretch:
- the LOC135484543 gene encoding insulinoma-associated protein 1a-like — protein sequence MPRALMVKRQKKSVPFSYRPKPSTSEDDRSDRSDSGSEVDIIQTNFGSPDSGYSRSPISLTFRDTVDGIFEKHDRESVYSTPTSSPASSIHSTPTYHSPFYFSGFDRLSISSPLSISAQSSPYDRLYRASPGGSTGLSSPNKKRSSPDCDKLKSPKKPKAARKINFDEDKSSPVSGTIIKDFSDSEDEGHVSGDIDSSLNFVEVTPEAKAELEKIENKIGDYNCQLCKEHFEDAFQLAQHRCSRIVHVEYRCPECDKVFNCPANLASHRRWHKPRQQASPKSTPTKILSAGSQMNHGMMSSSLSPVGSVSNDLAAINMRREYEQTTLGDMQTDLRLSPTGGSLDLRGSPMESEGQFECETCGKRFRRQAYLRKHMAGHNADDVPYPCQYCGKILRSEAARSKHVLQHTIATRDYMCSVCGDCFPNKITLEKHTRMHTSEIFACKYCPSTFYSSPGLTRHINKCHPSENRQVILLQMPLNAAC from the coding sequence ATGCCGAGAGCGTTGATGGTCAAACGCCAGAAAAAGTCTGTGCCCTTTTCTTACAGACCGAAACCTTCCACATCCGAGGATGACCGCAGTGACCGTAGTGACAGTGGCTCAGAAGTGGACATTATTCAAACAAATTTCGGATCACCCGATTCTGGCTATTCTAGAAGCCCGATTTCACTGACATTCAGAGACACCGTGGATGGTATATTTGAAAAACACGACAGGGAATCTGTGTATTCGACACCAACATCTTCGCCTGCGTCGTCAATTCACAGCACCCCGACCTATCACTCGCCGTTTTATTTCTCTGGATTTGACAGACTGAGCATCTCATCTCCATTGTCAATATCTGCCCAGTCGTCACCTTACGACCGGCTGTACAGGGCCAGTCCTGGAGGCAGCACAGGTCTCTCAAGCCCGAACAAGAAGCGTAGCAGTCCGGACTGCGACAAACTCAAGTCGCCGAAGAAGCCCAAAGCAGCCAGAAAGATCAACTTCGATGAGGACAAAAGTTCGCCAGTCTCTGGGACAATTATCAAAGACTTTTCAGATAGTGAGGATGAGGGACATGTCAGTGGGGATATTGACAGCAGTTTGAACTTTGTTGAAGTTACCCCTGAGGCGAAAGCTGAACTTGAAAAGATCGAGAACAAAATAGGTGATTATAACTGTCAACTTTGCAAGGAGCATTTTGAGGACGCGTTTCAATTGGCGCAGCATCGCTGCTCGCGGATTGTCCACGTTGAGTACAGGTGCCCAGAGTGCGACAAGGTCTTCAACTGCCCCGCCAACTTGGCCTCACATCGACGCTGGCACAAGCCAAGGCAACAGGCCAGTCCCAAGTCCACACCGACAAAGATCCTCTCCGCTGGCTCTCAGATGAATCACGGGATGATGTCAAGTTCCTTGAGTCCCGTGGGCAGCGTAAGCAACGATTTGGCGGCGATCAACATGAGGAGAGAATATGAGCAGACGACTCTGGGAGACATGCAGACGGATTTACGGCTGTCGCCAACGGGAGGCTCACTGGACCTCAGAGGCTCCCCAATGGAATCTGAAGGACAATTTGAATGTGAGACATGCGGAAAGCGGTTCAGAAGGCAGGCGTATCTTCGTAAGCACATGGCAGGACACAACGCAGACGATGTTCCGTACCCCTGCCAATACTGCGGAAAGATTCTCCGGAGTGAGGCGGCACGATCAAAACACGTCCTTCAGCATACGATAGCGACAAGGGATTATATGTGCTCAGTGTGTGGTGACTGTTTCCCGAACAAAATCACATTGGAAAAGCACACACGAATGCACACGAGCGAGATATTTGCTTGTAAGTATTGCCCAAGTACATTTTACAGTTCCCCCGGCCTCACACGGCATATTAACAAATGTCATCCCTCAGAGAATAGACAGGTGATTCTACTACAGATGCCACTCAATGCAGCGTGCTAA